AAAAGGCCCATCATCTGCAGGTAGCGCCCCGATTCAATGGCCCACCCGAGGCGCGCGAGTTGTCCGCGGCCGGCATTGGCCGCGCTGACGGCGAGGAACGAACCCTCGGCGTATACGTTCTGGAGGCGCAGTTCGGAAACCCATGGCTGTCGTATCGACGGCTGGTAGCCCTTCACGAACAGCGCCTGGCCGGTACCCCACAAAGCCGGAATCTGCAACAGCAGCACGAAGGCGATCCAGGCCAGCGAGCGGTTCCCGAGTCGGTGGATGAAGACCAGCGGCATGCCCAGGATGGCGATGGTCAGCAGGACATCGCCGTAGTAGATGATCCCGTCGATGTAGCCCAGAACCGCCAGCACCACGAGCCGCCAGAGGTACCGCCCCCGGAAGCGGATGCCCCGCCGGGTCCAGCGTTCCTGGAGCATGAAGAAGCTCACGCCGAACATCATGGCGAAGATGGCGTGAGCCTTGCCCTCGATCAGGAACAGTCCGAGGTCGCGCGTCCGGGCATCCAGGACCCCGAGCCAGGTCGAAGACACCTCCGGGAAACGCGGGAAGCTCCAATGGGTGGTCGCGTGCAGCAGAAGAATGCCCATCAATGCCGAGCCGCGCAGCGCGTCGATGAGTACGATGCGGGAATGCGGTTGTTGAGTGGCTTCTCTCAACCGATGGCCTCCCAGGGTTCTCCGGCAGGATCATACCAGAAGGCGGATGCCCCCGACCATCTAGCTTCAGGACGTTGCTGCCCGCCGCAGATAGAGCGTCTGGGTCGGATACGCGAACTCGATGCCCCGCTCTTCGAATGCCCTGAAGATGGCCAGGTTGATCGCCTGCTGCACATCCATGAATACCTGGTAGTCCGGCTGCAGCACGAAGTACACGACCTCGAAGTCGAGCGACGAGGCGCCATAGCCCTTGAAATGCGCACGATCGAACCGCGTGAACTCCTCGGCTTCAATGATCTCCCGCACCATGACCGGGATGGACTCCAGCGCCTCGGCCGGGGTCTCATAGGCCACCCCGAACCCGAAGAGCGCCCGCCGCTCGGTCATCCGCTTGAAGTTGCGGATCCGGCTGGCCAGGAGATCGTTGTTGGCCAGGACGAGCTGTTCCCCGGAGAGGCTCCGGATACGCGTGGTCTTGAGGCCCACGCGTTCCACGGTGCCGGCGTAGGTGTCCAGCACAATGAAGTCGCCGACCACGAACGGCTTGTCCAGGGCGATCGAGAGCGATGCGAACAGGTCGCCGAGAATGCTCTGGAGCGCCAGCGCCACCGCAATGCCGCCGACGCCCATGCCGGCCACGAGCGTCGTGATGTCCAGTCCGGGAATGTTGTCCAGGGCCATCAGCAGGATGATGCTGTAGAGCACGATCCTGGTCATGAATACGGCCACCCTCATCGTGGTGACCCTGCCGCCATCGTCATCCTGGCTTCGTTCCTGGTAGTTGATCGCCAGGAGATTGATCAGGCGGTCGGCCCAGATGCCCACCTGGACGAGCAGCGCACCCACGGCCAATGCACCCAGCCATCCCCCGAGCCGGGGCGGCAGTTCGAGTACAGATGTGCCGGCATACAAGGCCAGTATGGACAGCAGGAGCAGCTTTGTCTTTGCGAGCACGCCGATGAGCAGGTCATCCACGTTTGTGGCCGTACGTTTCGCGAAGCCCTGCAGGCGGCGGATGACCACGTAGACCACCAGCCTGGAGGCGACGGTCAACACCACCGCAATCGCAAGCCCCATCAGCCATGCCCGCAACGTATTGCCGAAAAGGTCCATATCCCAGGCAGACATCCTGACACTCCTTCCTTTGTCTGTGTCGAATGAGTTCGCACCGTCCGCGGCATGCGGTGAGGTCGGGCGCTAGATCCGGGCTTCGTCGCGCAGACCTTCGGGCGGCAACGCAGGCACGTACTCCTCGAGGACCGGGAAATCGTCGAGTTTTCGTCGCATGGCGGCGTGCAGAAACGTATTGACCCACCAGAAGACATCGTGCCGTTGTACTCCTCGCTGCAGGTGCGTCATCCGCCGCCGCCTTTCATCGACGGACAACTCCCAGGCGGCATGGATCGCCGACGCCACTTCCTCGGCGTCGTGGGGATTGACCGCAAACACCCAGCGATGCAACTGGCTCACGGCACCGGCGAACTCGCTGAGGATCAACGCACCCTTTCGCCCGTGGTTGGCCACGATGTACTCCTTGGCCACCAGGTTCATCCCGTCCTTGAGCGGGGTCACGAGCATGATGTCGGCTGCGCGGTACCACGCCAGCAGCTCCTGCCGGTCCAGGCTGCGATACAGGTAGTGGATCGGAACCCAGCCCGGTCGCGTGAACTCACCGTTGATCTCGCCGGTCAGGCGGTTCAACTCCTCCTTGAGGTCGCTGTACTCCTGGATGTCGCTGCGGCTGGGCACCACCACCTGCACCAGCGTGACGCGGCCACAAAGCGCGGGCCAGCGCCGCAGCGCTTCGCGGAATCCCTGCAGTTTCTCGCACAGCCCCTTGGTGTAATCCAGCCGGTCGACACCGAGAATGATCTGCCTGTCCGGGAACTGGTCCCGCAGGTACCGGGCCCGCTCGGCCACAGTCTCGCTGGCCGCATCCCTGGCAAAGCGATCGTAGTCGATGCTGATCGGGAACGAACCAATCTGGGTTACCCGGCCCCGGTAGGTGATGGTCGTACGGCCGTCCTGGCGCTCGATCGTGACCTCGTCCCGGAACAGCGCGCGGACGCACTGGACGAAGTTGCGCTGATCCCTCGGCACCTGGAAGCCGACGAGGTCATAGGCGAGGAGGTCCGAGAGGATCTGGTGGCGCCGGGGAAGCTTGAGGTAGATGTCCAGCGCCGGGAACGGGATGTGCAGGAAGAACGCCGTTCGCTGCTTCACGCCGGCACGGCGCAGGTGCGCAGCGACCTGCAGCAGGTGATAGTCGTGGACCCAGATGAAGTCATCATCCCGCAATTGCCGGCGTGTGACATCCGCGAAGTGGGCGTTCACCTGTTCATAGACCTGCCAGGCCTCGGTCTGGAAGCGACAGCGCGTCTGCAGGTCATGGAACAGGGGCCACAATGTTTCGTTGGAGAAACCCTGGTAGTAGAGGAGTCGCTCCCGCTCATCCAGGAAGACCGGCTCCATATCGTATCCCGTTTCACGCGTCGATTGCCGGAGAAGTCGTCGCAGATCTTCATCATCCGGAACGGACGAGCCAGTCCAGCCGATCCACACGCCGCGGCGATCACGCAGCACGGGTGCCATTGCCGTCACCAGGCCGCCGCTTCCGGGCTCCAGCCGCCAGACACCATCCTCCTGGACCGCCACGACGGGCAGCCGGTTCGAAACGATCACCATTCTGCCGGATGACGCACGGTCGATCATGATTTCCTCCCGCCGGCGACATCCGACGCGATGGCACCTGGCCAGGCGCCCCGCCATTGCTCGAGAAAGCGGATGACACCACTTGCCGGCGCGACGATCGCCGCGGCCGCCGTGGCAACCGGGCCTGAAGCCACCCGCAGGCCGAGAGCGCACGGGCGCCCGGCCAGGACGTGAAAGGCATCCTCGTCGGTCTGGTCGTCTCCGACGTAGGCCACGGGAGTTCCCTGCATTTCCTCGGAAATGACCGCCGACAGGGCCGTGCCCTTGTGCCAGCGACGGCAACGCCACTCAAGGCCTTCGACGATCGGCATGAGCTCGAACTCCGGGTCCGCGACAAGGGGCGACAGCGCAGCGCGAGCTCTGGCTTCGATGTCAACGGCGTTGCTGGCATCGCGCCAGTGCACGGCGACGCTGGCCGGCTTCCATTCAGCGTGTGCCAGCAGCTCGCACGCTTCCAGCGCGGTTCGCACCCGCGCCAACATCTCGGCAACCGAGCCGTCGACAGGCATGCGCTTCAGCTTTACCCCCGACCGCAGTCGCTCCCAGCCGTGGGCGCCCCAGATCTCGGGGCTTGGCCACAATGCCATCATGTCCCGCACGTCGGCGGCCGGCCGACCGGAAACCAGGACGACGCGCGTGCGGCCACCCGCCATGATCTGCTGCAATTGCGTGCGCATGCGGGCATACGGGAACGCATCCTGCGGTCGCCTGCGGAACGGCGCCAGGGTGCCGTCGTAGTCGAGACCAAGCACAGCGCGCTGCGAGTTCCCGACTTCGCGCAGGAAGCGTTCCACCACTGCCGACATCACGCCACCTCGATGCGGTCGGACTCGCCACGGATCATCACGTTGAAGAGCGCCAGGTACTCGACGAGATGGCGCGTGAGCAGGAAGCTTTCGCGAACGTAGGCGTGCGCCCGGGCACCCATCTCCTCGCGCAGCCGGGGACGGGACAGGAGATAGCGGATGCGCTCCGACGCGCCCTCCGCGGTGTCGACCAGGAAGCCCGTCTGGTAGTCGACCACCTGCAGGCGGATGCCGCCGGTATTCCCCCCGATCACGGGCCGGCGCTTCCACAATGCCTCTGCAACCGTCAGACCGAAACCTTCCCGGGTGGATTTCTGGATGACGACGTCGCTGATGCGCTGCAGGGCATTGATGGCCCGGTGCGCATCCGACGGCAGCAGCAGCAGGCGGACATCCGGATCGTCACCGGCCGCTTCCTGGACCTCCCGGTACACCTTGGCACCTTCCGGATCGTCGGTCGCCTCGCCGCCGGCCAGGACCAGCTGCAATCCCGGCACGCCGCGCTTGGCCCGGCGATACGCCTGAACCACACCCACCGGATCCTTGAACCTGTCGAACCGGCTGATCTGCGTCACCAGCGGGCGATCCGGATCCAGGTTGAAGCGACTGCGCACGCTCTCGAGTTCCTCGGCGCCGAGCTCAATGTTCTTCTCGCTGAGCGGATCAATGCTGGGCGGGATGAGGAACTGTCGATGAGGCAATCGCTGCGTGAAATCAGGCAGCGAGAAGATGCTGGCATCGTAGCCCGCGACATGGCGGCGCAGGTACTTCCAGACCGCCCGGTTGGGCCGGCTGGCGTCGATGTGGCAGCGCCAGATCCAGATACCCCTCCGATCGGGGATCAGCCCGAGAAGCGGCGCCGGTTGCGGGTCGTGCACGACGACCAGATCCGCCTTCCGTAGCCCGTCGCGCAGGCGTTCGGCATTGGCTTCGTTGGTCTGTTCGTAGGCCCGCAACAGCGAGCTGGTCAACGCCACCGGGTACCCCTGGAGGCCGTTGTGGAAGGACTTTGTGCATTCGAAATAGTCGCCGTCGCCGTTGACGACCTCCCAGCGGGCAGTCAGTCCCAGCTCGTTGAGCAGCGGTACCATCCAGGCGAGGATCTCAGCGACACCGCCCCCGCTGCGTGTCGAATTGACATGGACGACCTCGAGCCCGCGCAGCGGGCGCGCCAGCGCCTCGATCTGGTCGATGACGCCGCGGCCCGCGACTTCGGCATAGCGTTCGAGTAGCAGGCTCATCGCCCACCTCCGACCGCGACGGCGCCGACAACCTCAGTCACGCGTCGCTTCAGGTCGTGGAGCGATCCCTGCAGGGGATCGACGGCCCCGAGGCGAGCGACGAGGTCCAGGTGGTCCGAACCGAAATCGGCAAGCCATCGACTCAGGTCGTCGCACCTGTCGTCATTGCGCCGGCGCGCGTCGACGAAATGATAGAAGACGCTCCCGCGACTGAAGCGCGGCAATGCGTCGGCCAGTTGCCCGGGGCTGGCCACGACGCGGCCCGTATTGAAGACGACGACAGTGGCGCTCTGGAAATGGAACTGCTGGTCCCGCGGCGCCCACGGCACCATATCGACCTCGGCCAGGCGATCCTCGCAGATGTCGACCAGGTCGTCCCGCATCTCCTCCAGTTCGGAATATTCCGCCGGATCCACGGCAGCGAGGCGTTCGGCCAGGACACGATCATGCAGTCCCCTGCGGGCCCAGATCGCGAAATCGTTGTGGAATTCCGGGTCATCGAAATGGGGCCGAAGCAGCCCGCCCCAGAAGTGGTTGTACATGCTCGAGATCTCGACATCCAGGAGGGCATCACGAAGCTCGCGGAGATTCTGCACACTGCGGCCCGTCACGCTGGTGACCAGGGCGCAATCAACGATGTGGAATGGTGGGGGCGGATGGATATTGGAAACCATCGTGTTGCTCCTTATGGGTAACAGCGAATCACCAACAGCGTGTACTTGGAGTATAGGCACATGATTCCTGACCGACAACCCTTCGGCCGACGTTCTTTCCGCGAAACGCATCTCAAGAACAACGTGGAGTATCGATGTCGCGCATCCAATCGCCGACAAACAAAAGTACATCAATCATTTGGCGCCATCGGGTATGATTGCGCAGCGCGCCACGATACACGGCTGCCAATTAGGAGAGACATGGAACCACGCACCATCCGCTGGGGCATCCTGGCCCCGGGTCGCATCTCGCGGAAGTTCGCCGCTGCACTGCGCGAGTCTGCCGGCGCGCAACTGGTCGCCGTCGGTTCGCGCGAGGTCGAGCGCGCTGCAGCTTTTGCCGCCGAGTTCGCTGCCGAACCGGACGCGGTTCGCGCGCACGGCAGCTACGAGGCCCTCGCCGCCGACCACGACGTCGACGCCGTCTACATCGGTTCACCGCACAGCGGCCACGAGGCGCACACGCTGCTCTGCCTGGCGCACGGCAAGCACGTGTTGTGCGAGAAGCCCCTGGCCGTCAATGCCGCGCAGGGCGAGCGGATGGTTGCTGCAGCGCGCGCGGCCGGGTTGCTGCTGATGGAGGCGGTGTGGACGCGTTTCCTGCCGTCGATCGCGCGCGTGCGTGAACTGGTGGCTGCCGGCACGATCGGCGAGGTGCGACT
This genomic window from bacterium contains:
- a CDS encoding DUF418 domain-containing protein — encoded protein: MREATQQPHSRIVLIDALRGSALMGILLLHATTHWSFPRFPEVSSTWLGVLDARTRDLGLFLIEGKAHAIFAMMFGVSFFMLQERWTRRGIRFRGRYLWRLVVLAVLGYIDGIIYYGDVLLTIAILGMPLVFIHRLGNRSLAWIAFVLLLQIPALWGTGQALFVKGYQPSIRQPWVSELRLQNVYAEGSFLAVSAANAGRGQLARLGWAIESGRYLQMMGLFVCGLLVGRSRILEDPARSERLGRQALFWGLAGFAVMHLAKHRLGGWGMQGADPGQLGNLLSAYRNLAQIAVWVGAFIVIHQRTRARAALDLLAPYGRMSLTGYVTQGLIGVPLFYGYGLALYRHLGPFESLLLGGGILVVQCAGAHYWLQRFRYGPLEWLWRSCTFLDFSTPMRKG
- a CDS encoding mechanosensitive ion channel family protein — protein: MSAWDMDLFGNTLRAWLMGLAIAVVLTVASRLVVYVVIRRLQGFAKRTATNVDDLLIGVLAKTKLLLLSILALYAGTSVLELPPRLGGWLGALAVGALLVQVGIWADRLINLLAINYQERSQDDDGGRVTTMRVAVFMTRIVLYSIILLMALDNIPGLDITTLVAGMGVGGIAVALALQSILGDLFASLSIALDKPFVVGDFIVLDTYAGTVERVGLKTTRIRSLSGEQLVLANNDLLASRIRNFKRMTERRALFGFGVAYETPAEALESIPVMVREIIEAEEFTRFDRAHFKGYGASSLDFEVVYFVLQPDYQVFMDVQQAINLAIFRAFEERGIEFAYPTQTLYLRRAATS
- a CDS encoding trehalose-6-phosphate synthase; translation: MIDRASSGRMVIVSNRLPVVAVQEDGVWRLEPGSGGLVTAMAPVLRDRRGVWIGWTGSSVPDDEDLRRLLRQSTRETGYDMEPVFLDERERLLYYQGFSNETLWPLFHDLQTRCRFQTEAWQVYEQVNAHFADVTRRQLRDDDFIWVHDYHLLQVAAHLRRAGVKQRTAFFLHIPFPALDIYLKLPRRHQILSDLLAYDLVGFQVPRDQRNFVQCVRALFRDEVTIERQDGRTTITYRGRVTQIGSFPISIDYDRFARDAASETVAERARYLRDQFPDRQIILGVDRLDYTKGLCEKLQGFREALRRWPALCGRVTLVQVVVPSRSDIQEYSDLKEELNRLTGEINGEFTRPGWVPIHYLYRSLDRQELLAWYRAADIMLVTPLKDGMNLVAKEYIVANHGRKGALILSEFAGAVSQLHRWVFAVNPHDAEEVASAIHAAWELSVDERRRRMTHLQRGVQRHDVFWWVNTFLHAAMRRKLDDFPVLEEYVPALPPEGLRDEARI
- the otsB gene encoding trehalose-phosphatase, with protein sequence MSAVVERFLREVGNSQRAVLGLDYDGTLAPFRRRPQDAFPYARMRTQLQQIMAGGRTRVVLVSGRPAADVRDMMALWPSPEIWGAHGWERLRSGVKLKRMPVDGSVAEMLARVRTALEACELLAHAEWKPASVAVHWRDASNAVDIEARARAALSPLVADPEFELMPIVEGLEWRCRRWHKGTALSAVISEEMQGTPVAYVGDDQTDEDAFHVLAGRPCALGLRVASGPVATAAAAIVAPASGVIRFLEQWRGAWPGAIASDVAGGRKS
- a CDS encoding glycosyltransferase, which codes for MSLLLERYAEVAGRGVIDQIEALARPLRGLEVVHVNSTRSGGGVAEILAWMVPLLNELGLTARWEVVNGDGDYFECTKSFHNGLQGYPVALTSSLLRAYEQTNEANAERLRDGLRKADLVVVHDPQPAPLLGLIPDRRGIWIWRCHIDASRPNRAVWKYLRRHVAGYDASIFSLPDFTQRLPHRQFLIPPSIDPLSEKNIELGAEELESVRSRFNLDPDRPLVTQISRFDRFKDPVGVVQAYRRAKRGVPGLQLVLAGGEATDDPEGAKVYREVQEAAGDDPDVRLLLLPSDAHRAINALQRISDVVIQKSTREGFGLTVAEALWKRRPVIGGNTGGIRLQVVDYQTGFLVDTAEGASERIRYLLSRPRLREEMGARAHAYVRESFLLTRHLVEYLALFNVMIRGESDRIEVA